A single window of Salvia splendens isolate huo1 chromosome 6, SspV2, whole genome shotgun sequence DNA harbors:
- the LOC121808371 gene encoding uncharacterized protein LOC121808371 isoform X3 has product MANHGSKFVSVNLNKSYGHHHFNGGSGPATAGRGRAGGGGMLVLSRNRGAAPKVVPKLSVPPPLNLPSLRKEHEKFDTSGPGGAGATAGTGTGSRPSSGVGWNKPVASATALAEKIENRVNGVGDAAGASRVGSYMPPSVRSTGPAASVSREFLPSAERAILLKGEDFPSLQAARPVSSGASQKHKDGLNQKQKQVLHDDSTQDKEESYHLGPKDDMHPPGQSLGINPSVENGSAVHIKAGGRMSDQIKKQEHLLPDPLPLVRMNPRSDWADDERDTGHGFVEQGRDIGYSNSGNYWDRDFDLPRPSILPHKPATNQNDRWGQRDNETGKVISSEVFKMDPYNKDVRTPSREGKEVNKWRTSLPKDGVSEIGNHRVDIGARMAVNNMAKENKYAPPYYGGDTVHDGSKDSAFGRRTMGLVGQQMQRNSSSDSYNNRGADRNSRDRHAFDQPNRFKADIFQNNALSRPFIASSGRRPPIADPIQEKKFSNSDRPYSDDIFSRDYISSGFDERDLFSDGLVGVVKRKKDAAKSTHFHDPIRESFEAELERVQKMQEVERQRIVEEQERALEQTRREEEERLRRIREEEERLRKLDEESRVAAWRAEQEQLEAVQKAEELRIAREEERKRIQLEEERRKQAARQMLQELEDKMAKRQAETVKVDASLPKTTVNEKLNAAVKEDLVSRNEDLETWEDGERMVENVTNSGSFNSSAYVKPAEISYPPRESSSNLINQGKPINSWKRDSLEYDGSFPSSQSDQETGHYSPWQDAVAGGRTGSRREFHGGPGFMPCRSYGVQDSYSDDFGYQKEQRWNLSGSSDSYGKLREMDFDFQDIADRYGDGGWGQGRTRSGARPPYPERLYPHSDATEFNSYGRSRYSVRLPRVPPPPSVSSVQKTNLRGVSEHSCPSAFLDDSIHHNHASLTESGRESDYYGTNQGGPRPSEIFGRPLESNSSECQKLNCGSRCDSQFSLSVSSPPTSPPQLSQDELDASGDSLVTSAVAEGDINLVTRTESDAHNGDSGHNAMMIVQDSVSTIEDEEWASENEDVMQQQEEYDEDEVGFREEVEVRDRNVENLELNQKFEVRELEQRDVPHVMDNVVLGFDEGVEVEIPSDDVEKSIGHQEKSFGMKDGSVSMAEERVIIDRFPSDEQNLLTAEDCPGTSADSSSWKVLGTPALPGSIGQNVVATCTAAAADILDGADSSGSTCLAPQPTVLSSTVDVTAVTSQPIVSSVSSTGSQGDLPIKLHFGLFSGPSLIPSPVPAIQIGSIQMPLHIHPSVGPSITHMHPSQPPVFQFGQLRYTSPISQGILPIPPQSMSFVPHNMLGHLNQNQDVLSSGNHKDAQDASTQNISKDETPSVLVNGQPRSVSTSSVQSNGGLLLSVDTVSNENSAVHSSISVASGSCDGKLMSNSSSHAEEKGKLRAASRNYPPQSKARGSDRQSHHAHPMTQSVNVDRNYGGRGAGALSSGRGRRFAYAVKSSNTRSLVQDHDMLADSNGFHRRPRRSVQRTEFRIRENNGRRPTPAVASSSALTGSGAKRSSMSNRTMKHTEPLASGRTLSSEVDSGDREAKVVGKDSSSKSQNISNSGEANLRRNAFEEDVDAPLQSGVVHVFKQPGIEAPSDEDDFIEVRSKRQMLNDRREHREKEIKAKSWTTKPPRKPRHSRQKDVVSRSNNKHPVPLGSEGTVDPQLAFSVPESSHFGTGGSTAFSSAASLPPIGTHPFNSEAHTIKPSQSDSVSVVSNSGKEREPGLFDSKNMVMSLSQTQIDEAMKPARYDSQISAVGGHSSPVSGQVLLPSSILTKDKTFSSAASPINSLLAGEKIQFGAVTSPTIIPPSSRVVSHEIGAPGSNRPDVQVSHNFHVAEKENVLFFEKEKHPSDSCIPLRDCEAEAEAAASAAAAAAINSDEIVGNGLSSVNDTKTFGRASVDGITTGVLGDQQMTSQSLGPSHFPFYEVNPLLGGPIFAFSPHDESSGTQSQPPKTTTSSSAPLGNWQQCHSGVDSFYGTPAGYPGPFIGPPGGIPGVQGPPHMVVYNHFAPVGQYGHAGLSFMGTTYIPSGKQADWINNGSSTATHIGEGDINSVNMTAVQRSSPITTPIQHLAPGSPLLPMPPPLPLFDASPFLTAPDLPVHARWGHIPASPLHPVSVSRPLQPQMEGALPPQASHRDSIDQSLTANQFTESCTPTLSDDTGPTFSTAADTNGVPFRAELGMVDSVRSNTASSGQTAVQSMSASANAESGKIDTIETGKRYNNARSVKSQFSNKSLPTQQGNTSGRYYQRGHTSQRNNAVNELPHRRMGFHGRGGADRNLPAVRMKQIYVAKQTTTGNPST; this is encoded by the exons ATGGCCAATCATGGCTCCAAGTTTGTATCCGTCAATCTGAATAAGTCCTACGGGCACCATCATTTTAATGGGGGTAGCGGCCCCGCGACTGCTGGTCGGGGGCGGGCCGGGGGTGGAGGGATGTTGGTTCTATCTAGGAACCGAGGAGCTGCCCCCAAGGTTGTTCCTAAATTATCTGTTCCGCCCCCTTTGAATTTGCCATCATTGAGGAAAGAACATGAGAAATTTGATACCTCCGGACCCGGTGGGGCGGGGGCTACTGCTGGTACTGGGACTGGATCCAGACCTTCGTCCGGGGTTGGCTGGAACAAACCTGTCGCATCTGCCACTGCATTGGCCGAGAAGATTGAAAACAGGGTTAACGGAGTGGGTGATGCAGCTGGGGCAAGTAGAGTTGGTTCTTATATGCCACCGTCTGTTCGTTCTACGGGGCCTGCTGCTTCTGTATCTCGAGAATTCTTACCGTCTGCAGAGAGAGCTATTCTTTTGAAAGGTGAGGATTTCCCATCTCTGCAGGCTGCAAGGCCTGTCTCATCCGGGGCATCACAGAAACACAAGGATGGGTTAAACCAGAAGCAGAAGCAAGTCTTACATGATGATTCTACTCAGGATAAAGAGGAAAGCTATCATTTGGGTCCAAAGGATGATATGCATCCTCCCGGACAGTCCTTGGGAATAAATCCGTCGGTGGAAAATGGTAGTGCAGTCCACATAAAGGCTGGTGGAAGGATGTCCGATCAAATTAAGAAGCAGGAACATCTGTTGCCTGATCCACTGCCACTCGTTCGCATGAATCCAAGGTCTGATTGGGCCGATGATGAGCGTGACACGGGGCATGGGTTTGTGGAGCAAGGACGAGATATTGGATATTCAAACAGCGGAAATTATTGGGATAGAGATTTTGACTTGCCAAGGCCCAGCATTTTACCTCACAAGCCAGCTACAAATCAGAACGATAGATGGGGCCAACGAGACAATGAAACTGGGAAAGTTATTTCTAGTGAAGTCTTTAAAATGGACCCGTATAACAAAGATGTGAGGACACCTAGTCGGGAAGGTAAGGAAGTCAACAAATGGAGAACATCTCTTCCTAAAGATGGGGTTAGCGAAATTGGAAATCATAGAGTTGATATTGGTGCAAGAATGGCTGTTAATAATATGGCAAAGGAGAACAAATATGCCCCACCTTATTATGGAGGAGACACTGTTCATGATGGCAGCAAGGATTCTGCATTTGGGAGGAGGACCATGGGACTTGTAGGACAACAGATGCAACGAAATAGTTCAAGTGATTCATATAATAACAGAGGGGCAGATCGTAATTCTCGGGATCGCCATGCCTTTGACCAACCTAATAGGTTTAAAGCTGATATTTTTCAGAATAATGCATTGTCCAGACCCTTTATTGCTTCTAGTGGGAGAAGGCCTCCTATAGCTGACCCCATACAGGAAAAGAAGTTTTCAAATAGTGATAGACCCTACTCAGATGATATTTTCTCGAGAGACTACATTTCTTCAGGATTTGATGAAAGGGATCTCTTTTCAGATGGTCTTGTTGGAGTAGTTAAGAGGAAAAAAGATGCCGCCAAATCTACTCATTTTCATGATCCTATTCGAGAATCTTTTGAGGCAGAACTTGAAAGAGTCCAGAAAATGCAAGAGGTTGAGAGACAGAGGATCGTTGAAGAGCAAGAAAGAGCTTTGGAGCAAACTCGAAGGGAAGAGGAGGAGAGACTGCGAAGAATTAGGGAAGAGGAGGAAAGGCTGCGAAAGCTGGATGAAGAATCCCGTGTAGCTGCATGGAGGGCAGAACAGGAGCAACTTGAAGCTGTTCAAAAAGCTGAAGAGCTGAGGATTGCcagggaagaagagaggaaaagAATTCAGTTAGAAGAAGAGAGGAGGAAACAGGCTGCGAGACAGATGCTTCAAGAATTGGAAGATAAGATGGCCAAAAGGCAGGCTGAAACTGTAAAGGTTGATGCTTCTTTACCTAAAACCACCGTTAACGAGAAACTAAATGCAGCTGTAAAAGAAGATCTTGTATCTAGGAATGAAGACTTGGAAACCTGGGAAGATGGTGAGAGAATGGTGGAAAATGTTACGAATTCAGGTTCATTTAATTCATCAGCTTATGTCAAACCTGCTGAGATCAGCTATCCTCCCAGAGAAAGTTCTTCAAACTTGATTAACCAAGGAAAACCTATTAATTCATGGAAAAGGGATTCTCTGGAATATGATGGCAGCTTCCCTTCATCTCAATCAGATCAAGAAACTGGTCATTACAGTCCTTGGCAGGATGCAGTTGCTGGTGGCAGAACAGGTTCACGAAGAGAGTTCCATGGTGGACCTGGCTTCATGCCTTGTAGGTCTTACGGAGTGCAAGACTCTTACTCAGATGATTTTGGATATCAAAAAGAACAAAGATGGAATCTTTCTGGCAGTTCTGACTCTTATGGGAAACTCAGAGAGATGGATTTCGATTTTCAGGATATTGCAGATCGATATGGAGATGGTGGATGGGGACAGGGACGCACTAGAAGTGGTGCTCGTCCTCCTTACCCAGAACGTTTGTATCCTCATTCTGATGCAACTGAATTTAATTCCTACGGGAGATCTAGGTACTCTGTCAGACTGCCTCGTGTCCCTCCCCCTCCTTCAGTTTCTTCAGTTCAAAAGACTAATCTTAGGGGAGTCAGTGAACACTCTTGTCCTTCAGCGTTTCTAGATGACAGCATTCATCATAATCATGCTTCACTAACTGAATCTGGTAGGGAGTCAGATTATTATGGCACTAATCAAGGAGGTCCTCGGCCATCTGAGATTTTTGGAAGGCCGTTAGAAAGTAATTCCTCTGAATGTCAGAAATTGAACTGTGGATCGAGGTGTGATTCGCAATTTTCACTCTCCGTTTCCAGCCCCCCAACTTCTCCACCTCAACTATCCCAGGATGAGTTGGATGCATCTGGAGATTCTCTTGTAACATCTGCTGTAGCAGAAGGGGACATCAATTTAGTTACAAGGACTGAATCTGATGCCCACAATGGTGACTCTGGACATAATGCAATGATGATTGTGCAAGATTCTGTTTCAACTATTGAGGATGAAGAATGGGCTTCTGAAAATGAAGATGTAATGCAACAGCAAGAGGAATATGACGAGGATGAAGTTGGTTTTAGAGAAGAGGTGGAAGTTCGTGATAGGAATGTTGAGAATCTTGAGCTGAACCAGAAGTTTGAGGTACGGGAACTTGAGCAAAGAGACGTACCTCATGTGATGGACAATGTAGTCTTAGGTTTTGATGAAGGTGTTGAAGTTGAAATACCAAGTGATGATGTTGAGAAAAGTATAGGGCATCAAGAAAAATCATTTGGGATGAAAGATGGTTCTGTCAGCATGGCTGAAGAAAGAGTCATCATTGATAGGTTTCCATCTGATGAACAAAATCTTCTGACTGCAGAGGATTGTCCTGGGACAAGTGCTGATAGCTCGTCTTGGAAGGTACTGGGCACACCAGCTTTGCCAGGTTCTATTGGTCAAAATGTTGTTGCAACCTgtacagcagcagcagccgatATCTTAGATGGTGCTGATTCCTCAGGTAGCACCTGTCTAGCTCCCCAGCCAACTGTACTTTCCTCAACAGTTGATGTTACAGCTGTGACAAGTCAGCCTATCGTGTCATCTGTATCTTCTACTGGAAGTCAGGGTGATTTACCAATCAAGCTTCACTTTGGGCTATTTTCTGGCCCTTCTTTGATTCCTTCTCCAGTGCCTGCTATACAGATTGGTTCCATACAGATGCCCCTTCATATCCATCCTTCTGTTGGTCCATCCATTACTCATATGCATCCATCACAGCCTCCGGTGTTCCAATTTGGTCAGCTGCGATATACTTCTCCTATCTCGCAGGGAATTTTACCAATACCCCCTCAATCAATGTCTTTTGTTCCGCATAACATGCTGGGCCATCTTAATCAAAATCAGGATGTTTTAAGCTCTGGAAATCACAAGGATGCTCAAGATGCTTCCACGCAGAACATAAGCAAGGACGAGACACCATCTGTTTTAGTGAATGGTCAGCCAAGATCTGTTTCTACATCATCTGTGCAATCTAATGGTGGGCTTCTGTTGAGTGTAGATACAGTTTCAAATGAGAATTCTGCCGTCCATTCATCTATTTCTGTGGCCTCTGGGTCCTGTGATGGAAAATTGATGTCAAACTCGAGCTCACATGCTGAAGAGAAAGGGAAGCTTCGTGCTGCTTCAAGGAACTATCCACCACAATCGAAGGCAAGGGGATCTGACAGACAGTCCCATCATGCACATCCAATGACACAGTCTGTTAATGTTGACAGAAATTATGGCGGAAGAGGGGCAGGTGCATTGTCTAGTGGCAGGGGGAGAAGATTTGCTTATGCAGTTAAAAGTTCTAACACAAGATCATTGGTCCAGGATCATGATATGCTTGCAGATTCAAATGGTTTTCACAGGAGACCTCGAAGATCTGTCCAACGAACTGAATTCCGGATTCGTGAAAACAATGGAAGAAGACCAACACCTGCAGTGGCTTCTTCTAGTGCTTTAACTGGAAGTGGGGCCAAGAGGAGTAGCATGTCTAATAGAACTATGAAGCACACTGAGCCATTGGCATCTGGAAGGACGCTATCTTCGGAGGTTGATTCTGGAGATAGGGAAGCAAAAGTAGTGGGTAAAGATTCTTCGAGTAAGAGCCAGAATATCTCAAACTCTGGTGAAGCAAATCTGAGGAGAAATGCTTTTGAGGAGGATGTAGATGCTCCGTTACAAAGTGGTGTTGTGCATGTTTTTAAACAACCTGGCATTGAAGCCCCTAGTGATGAGGACGATTTCATTGAAGTCAGATCCAAAAGGCAAATGCTAAATGATCGGCGTGAACATAgggaaaaggaaataaaagCAAAATCATGGACCACCAAG CCACCACGTAAACCACGTCACTCCAGACAAAAGGATGTAGTCTCAAGaagcaataataaacacccagTACCATTGGGCAGTGAAGGAACAGTTGATCCTCAATTGGCCTTTTCTGTACCTGAGAGCTCTCACTTTGGAACTGGAGGATCAACCGCATTTTCTTCTGCAGCTTCCCTGCCTCCAATTGGCACTCATCCTTTTAATTCTGAAGCACATACTATCAA GCCTTCACAATCAGATTCTGTATCTGTCGTCTCTAACAGTGGAAAAGAACGTGAACCTGGCCTTTTTGACAGCAAAAATATG GTTATGTCTCTAAGCCAGACACAAATTGACGAGGCTATGAAACCTGCTCGGTATGATTCACAAATTTCTGCTGTTGGAGGTCATTCCAGCCCAGTTAGTGGCCAAGTCTTGCTACCATCATCTATTTTGACAAAGGACAAAACATTTTCTTCTGCTGCAAGTCCAATCAATTCATTGCTTGCTGGAGAGAAAATTCAATTTG GTGCTGTTACATCTCCAACAATTATTCCTCCTAGTAGCCGTGTTGTATCACATGAGATTGGTGCTCCAGGTTCCAATCGACCTGATGTGCAAGTATCCCACAACTTTCATGTAGCAGAGAAAgaaaatgtacttttctttgaAAAGGAGAAGCACCCGAGTGACTCTTGCATTCCATTACGAGATTGTGAGGCTGAAGCAGAAGCAGCTGcttctgctgctgctgctgctgctattAACAGTGATGAGATAGTTGGGAATGGCTTAAGCTCAGTCAATGACACAAAGACTTTTGGTCGTGCTTCTGTTGACGGCATTACGACAG GTGTGCTTGGAGATCAGCAGATGACAAGTCAATCACTAG GTCCTTCCCACTTCCCCTTTTATGAGGTGAACCCTCTGTTGGGGGGTCCAATTTTTGCATTCAGTCCACATGATGAATCTTCTGGTACACAATCACAACCCCCAAAGACTACAACATCCAGTTCTGCTCCTCTTGGTAACTGGCAGCAATGCCATTCTGGTGTGGACTCGTTCTATGGTACTCCGGCTGGATATCCTGGTCCGTTCATTGGTCCTCCTGGAGGCATACCTGGGGTTCAGGGGCCTCCCCATATGGTTGTCTATAATCATTTTGCTCCTGTTGGACAATATGGGCATGCAGGTTTGAGTTTTATGGGTACCACCTATATCCCATCTGGGAAGCAAGCTGATTGGATAAATAATGGTTCGTCTACTGCAACGCATATTGGTGAGGGAGACATTAATAGTGTGAATATGACTGCTGTGCAGCGAAGTTCTCCCATTACGACTCCCATTCAGCATCTTGCCCCAGGATCTCCACTCTTGCCTATGCCCCCACCATTGCCCTTGTTTGATGCATCACCATTTCTG ACTGCCCCTGATTTGCCTGTCCATGCTCGATGGGGGCACATTCCTGCTTCTCCGCTTCACCCAGTCTCTGTTTCTCGACCATTGCAGCCACAAATGGAGGGTGCATTGCCTCCTCAAGCCAGCCACAGAGACTCAATTGACCAATCTTTAACTGCCAATCAGTTCACGGAGTCTTGCACTCCCACATTATCAGATGACACTGGCCCAACTTTCTCTACTGCTGCTGATACAAATGGTGTCCCATTTCGTGCTGAATTAGGAATGGTAGATTCAGTGAGATCCAACACGGCTTCATCAGGGCAGACTGCAGTTCAGAGCATGTCCGCAAGTGCAAATGCTGAATCTGGCAAGATCGATACAATTGAGACTGGGAAACGATACAATAATGCAAGATCTGTGAAGAGTCAATTCTCAAATAAGAGTTTGCCCACCCAACAGGGTAATACCTCTGGTCGTTATTATCAGAGAGGCCACACATCACAAAGGAACAATGCAGTAAATGAATTGCCACACCGTAGGATGGGTTTCCATGGAAGGGGTGGCGCGGATAGAAATTTGCCTGCTGTAAGGATGAAACAGATCTACGTGGCTAAACAGACCACTACTGGGAATCCCTCTACATGA